The following DNA comes from Quercus robur chromosome 1, dhQueRobu3.1, whole genome shotgun sequence.
gtGTTAGTCCTTTCTATTATGTTATTAGAAGGCTTATTGTTTGGATGATATTGAATTTCCTTGTACAAATTTTTTCAACTTGGATCAATGCctaccatttattttttaagtacttGTATGATGGTTgaatttgtgatttttcttAATTCAAGATATTTTCGTAAATCTATTTATTTATGGCTGAGACTGGCATGAACTATTTCACATCTTTCATTCTTGAATAACTATTAACTGCAGGcaaaaataagtaaaacaagtaaaataggTTAAGTGTAGGCAAAAATAACTATTTCTAGGTTGCCTCGTCGTCATTATACTgtcatatttatttaattttcaatttgtgttttttttttttttttaaaaaaaccttgacttaaattttttggatttgctTTTCTTGGGAGCTTGTTCAATTAGGAATCCAACactaaaatgaatttaattgaatGGGAATCTTGTTTTTTGTTATAGGTGCCTTTTCAACAAGTTTTTTTACTGTGGTTGTTGAATTCTCCACCGTGAACCCAGGCCTCTGGGACATAGCTAGTATCATTTATTTGATAGATATTATCATATTCTTAGcttcaaacataattttaacTACTTGTAATTTCAATTTTCTCCTACTTGTAATGTCAATTTGCTCTTTATATGTACCATAGTGCAATTTAAGATGTAGTTGGAGTTATTTTATGTAgtgtttattgatttttttttttctttttatttatttatttggttgtaAGTTCTTTTATGTAGGATCAATAACAAGAATTCCAAGAAGGCTGATGTTTAAACAAGTTTTGTGACCAAGAGAATGCATTGGGAagcaaatattttttgctatacaatattttaattgtGGTGGATAGAACCATCTTCTTGTAGTTTGAATTGAGAgaagttttattttaagatgTATCTTCAGTCATATGATTCTCTTTTTGTATTCTGAATCATGACATGTTTTATTTTAGATGAATGTATTGTCAATTagaaacatttataaaaaaattgtgacaggttttatttcaaatgtATTTGTAATCTTATGCTTCTCTTTTTGTATTCTGAATCATGAGAGGTTTTATTTCGGGTGAATGTATTGTTAAATagaaactttcaaaaaaaaaaactgtaacaGGTTTTATTTCAGATGTATTTGTAATCTTATgattcattttttgtattttgaatcATGACAGTTTATTTCAAGTGAATGTATTGTCACTTAGGAACTTCTATTGCAAATTGTGGCAGGTTTTATTGTCAATTAGAAActttgctttcaaaaaaaaaaaaaattgggggtaTATGTCGTTATCCTGTGAAGTAAGAGCAAAAAACtgcatatagattttttttttttttttttggtcttgtaTAGATTCattcaatcatgttttttacattttgtttgagaaaaaagGTATCCATGAAAGATTATTTTTAATGCTTTAAAACTTACAAAATAAAACGGAATGCATTTATTTCATTGATTGAACAATGTCATACATTTAAACCGTTAGTACTGATATGATCAGACACATATTATGGAATCACGGTAATATCAACAAATTTAGCTATTAGCTCTAGCTAAAGATGCAAAACTGTGTGCAGCTGTGCAAAAGAATTATTAACATTTTCAATATAACTGTGTTTTAAGCATACAAAGCTCATAGATGCATATAAAGTACCTTCCTTAATCAGTATAGGGAACAATGAGAGTGGGTGATACATAAAGAATATAAGCAGCTTTAGCAATAAAAGACAGAGCAAGTAATCAATCGGGTTGCATACAACAATGAGAGTGGTTGATACAGATGGAACTTTCACTTTATACTGTAAGTGTTAATTGTTAAACTGTTAAATAGGTACAATTTAGTTAAAAATCTAGTGGCATAAACTAATCATGTCCAAGCAATCAAGTGAACGTAATTCATTTAACCCCTATATCACATGGGTCTACTTGCAATTCCATAAAGTATTCCATGTATTTTAGCTGTAGCCATTAACCAAGTCATTTTTACTGTTCTTCACTGATATTCTTCTAAACTAAACCTAACCATTCTAACTGTTCTTCACtgatattcttctaaaaaaggAGCAACATCATAGATAATTAGATTCTTGTAAGGCACGAATAATCCAGGAAGCTGCAGAATTTTGTGCTTCCTTTACTCTTGACTTTTCATCTACCTCTATATACATATTTCTTGTCATGTGGTGGACCCTCATGTTTCTCAAGGCTGCAAGTTATAGTAAAAGTATATTTAGATTCAATATCTTACAATATAGATATGAAAGTGAGAATTTGAAAAAACAGTGAATACTTGAGAAGAAGAACTGCAATGAACATGTGAGTGCCCACAAGCCAATAGAACAAACTACAAAGCCTACTAGTTTATGTTCATTTGACATACCATAGAGATCAGTATTCCTAGTTCCAATCATTGTGAACCCAGTAATCAAGCTCTTCAAAACATTCCATGCCATCCTTATGAAATTCTAAATCATAAACTATGGCCTATGGGAGAGAGAGGAGGGAGGGAGGGGGAGAGAGAATACAGGAGGCTTGATCGTGGTTCAACTCACAAAACTAACAGGCTCATCATCAAATAATtcagaacacacacacacacacacacacactctatTGCTTCACTGCTCATAGTAAAGAAGCTTGTACCCGTAAATAGGCTTAGGCCATTTTTTCTTGCCACAAAGCTCATGTAACTTCTGCTTTGCTCCATCAATCTCAAATGACTTATTGAgtccaaaagaaaaatctagCCTCCCAACATTAGCGGGCATAGATTCCGATAACTTGAGCAAAGCTTGCTTTGCTGCATTAAGCTTTGCAGTTTCCTTCTTCTTAGAAGAACCTGAAGCGATAAACTTACCATCGACATATACAGTTGCAACATTCTTTTCCCCATTCTTCCAATACTTAATGTCAACCTGCTTCCCTTGCTTCTGACACAACTCAAACAACATCATGACAGGCATGAGCCATAGGAGTCCCTCTAACTCTGCTTTCAAAAGTGATAGGTGGGAAACAACAATCATTAAATGATGTATAACAGACTttataaaatgataaataataatttatcaaaaaaatcatattatgtgAATTAGACTGATTTCAAGTAGTGAACTAAAGAACAAGAATACATCTCCAGATTTAgaaattcatcaatttttttattcataatatataatttattcatGTAAGAACTTGAAATAGTAACAAGATTCTCATAATAGACAAATCAAATTTGTTTAGGGTTGAACTTAACCACTTTGGAATCCAATCAAAACGCACCAAGGTACCAAAATAcagcaaaacccataccaaaGCAAGTGATTAACGTCCAAAAAACCTAACCCAAAAccataaatattttgaaatccaAATTGGGTAAAAGAACAAATCACGAAAAAACAAACCTTGAGGTTGTGACACCACGTTCACGGTGGCTCCGGCGCATTTTCCAAGTTCCAGCACAGATTCCGAAGGAGGCGTGGAGATTCAGTGCTAAGAAGAGGCGGGGAGGAGCTCCGTTGGTTAGACTCAGAGGAGAGGAGGCATTGGCACCAGACTCTCTTTTTCCTCCAGGTAAGGGCTTCTTCTAAACAAAACGTGTTTGgtgattttggttttgtttgagcTACAATCCTGTGTGATAGAGTGTACTGAGGCCTCAATGTGTATCTGACATGGCAACTCCTGATTGGTGGCATAAATAGCCCCTTTTCTGCCAGCTCCGGATATAACgttttctctttattaataCTCCTTTACACATAGCTGCATCCTGTTGGAACATCCAATTTGCCCTAGAGTTGATGAGTTTAAAGCCTTCGGAAACTAGATTCAAACGGGTTTAGTCCCATTCACCTTGCTCTACAAAATGGGCATATTGAGTTGGTGCGTCAGCTTCTACAACTTGATGGGGACCTTGTACGTGTCAAAGGAAGGGAGCGGCTAACTCCTTTGCATTATGTAGTAGAAAGTGGTGAGCACCTTGATCTATTACGTAATGCAAAGGAGTTAGCCGCTCCCTTCCTTTGACACGTACAAGGTCCCCATCAAGTTGTAGAAGCCGACGCACCAACTCAATATGCCCATTTTGTAGAGCAAGGTGAATGGGACTAAACCCGTTTGGATCTAGTTTCCGAGCAAATGAAGGCTTTAAACTCATCAACTCTAGGGCAAATTGGATGTTCCCATAAGATGCAGCTATGTGTAAAAGGGTATTAATAAATGGTAGCTCGTCGATGCACTCCAAAAGTTTACTTGTGTTTGTCCTTGTGAGATGTCCCATGCTGTTTTACCCTCTAAATTCGTACGGTTTACATCGACAAATCTAGAACCCCAAGTGAGTAAGTGACACACAACCTACATAATGTAAATTACCTAAGTATTGTCCTTGGTCTATCCTTAATCCAAATGCataaacttctttttcttttataattttttaacaaaaattataattaaagaagtaacaaaaaaaaaatgatcattatGTATTACATGCAATTGTAAATTAAGCCaatgaatcattaaaaaaaaaaaaagacaatatttttatatattgccCGTACGTGATGGAACTGTACATACtccctaaaattttaaacattttaaaatattatatttagaCTAGTTAGGgcagcatgtgccttgcacatgctTGTTGTGGAAAAAGAGTAATGATTAAGAtaattctagattttatttatatcacaaaacatagatataaatcatttgatttttaaagtatatagaaatttacattaatcaaatcaaaatagacattaattctcaaaaaataaaatacatcaatttTACTATATGCAAATGAAACACTAATATATCCTTCTCAAATAAAAGACATTAATTTATAGGCAAATGAATCCAATTGTATCATCCAATTTAACTTCACCTCAGCAGCTAGAAGTTGAACAATGAAATGAATAATCAATTACAAATACTTACCCATAGTCTATGTGATTGTTCTTTGGAGAGATACAGAGCTTCAGTTTCATAGCTCAAGGAAGCTCAACAAAAACGTATATATTATTATCTTTTGGTCTTTCTATTCGGCTAGCATGTATATATCACCAGGAATTGCCAATTCAAAGTTTTAGCAACTATTTGCTAGTACAAGCTAAGCAGATGAACCATTGGGAGTTTATTCAGCCCTTCATATGCAAGCAGGGCCATAAAGTCCTATAGCAATAACAAATTGTCTAATGAAAAACTAGATAAATGCCAGCAAGGAagcaataatttataaattcacTCTCTAGGAAATATTGTTGCTACTCTGCATAACATTTTCTAGAGCAGACAAGTCCTCATTCTTCTCCTGCAAGTCATGTGCCAGCTGATATGTCAGCTCAATGGTCTTAAGTGCATTTCCCTccaaggaaaaatgaaaattcctgccactctttcttcttcttctctttaattttttttttctttctctcttgcacgctgtcttcttcttcttttttatttgtgtgtCACTGTGttagatattttctttgttttgattctGTGAGCCCACGCACTACTACTTCCTTTAaagctcttttgttttgtccACCTTTAAAATGTTATTAAAATGGGGCCATGTTTTTGGAAGGAGTAACACCAACAATCTCACAACAAAATCAGTTAGTAagttttttattacttctaaaTGTTTACTACTAAAATAACTTGTTTTTGAGATGCCATAAGAGCAATACAGAATTGCCATTTTCTTGAGAATAAGTCTGAACGGACACAAATTGACTCCTACATCACACTTTTCGTTACTAAATTGtgcaaatttataatttatccatttatagtttaactgaaatttaagttgcattGTTTGGTAGATTAACTCCCGTTtttccattgattttttttctttttttgtccaCCACTTAGATGAAGAATCAAGGTTCATTCCCAACTTAACAAAAGATTgatagcctttttttttcactctaaaTAGTTTATGTTTTCTTCAATTCTattaaaaatgcataaaaaacataataatttcaGATAAAGATAAAGCAAACCACCCAACTCAGATGCAAAAATAAACGAAaaatttcttagaaaaaaaaaaaaaaacaattcaataTGAAATACATAATAACACAAACATTCATATTCTTGTACCTTTTTCCTAGTCCCCCAATACCAACATGTGATCAACTTGTGCGTAGATCAGCAACAATAAAGTCTTTCAgactcattttctttcttcgcCTGGGATTTCTCTTATTTCTTggcatctaattaaaaaaaaaaaaaaaatctcaaaaccaTTAATCGCATTATGTTATATGTCAACCCAACATAACAAGTAAAGAGATGAAATGAGAGGACTcacctgagagagagagagagagaacaaaagagaaaagagatagTGAGAGATCAtatgaatgaagaagaaaagaataaactACCTTCTtcagtaaaaaagaagaagaaaagtataAAGAAAAGTCAAAAGTGAAGATAGGGAGAAGTAAAGaatacgtgtgtggaggagaaaaaaagaggaaaatatatatatataaacgtgGGAACGAAAGGAAAAGggataaagagaaaaataaaattaaaaattaaaactaagaaatgttactataatattttcataataaattgaCTTAAAATATGCAATTTTGGTTCCctcccaccaaaaaaaattataaattggtTCATGAAATCTAAAAGTGTATGTTCTATTCTATCCATTTTGCTTAGTTGCCAAAGAATAATTACAGTAACCTTTggataataacaaaaaaaattaaagcacaACTTTGGTCCAAAGAAACCcaattgccaaaaaaataatatgaattacCAGCAGACAAAGAAACCCAattgccccaaaaaaaaaaaaaaaaaaaacatgaattacCTCTAGACAAGTTAATATTGACAACAAAAGTAAAGTATAAATTTGACATTAtcaaatatatgaatttcaaTGTAAATTGTGAACTGtttaatgttatatttttttaagttactttttaaaaagtttttaattatgtttactgtaataataatatttatttttttattaaaaaaattatataataagtttGCTGTAATAAATTGTTTGgtaatattactttttaaaatagaGAAATTTGGGACGGAATTGCAAGTTCATGAGCGTGAAACAGAAGctgagttagagagagagagagagagagagagagaatttttgtGTAGGAATTTTTGTGGGTCATGAGGTAGATGGCTGTCCTAAAGGCTAAAAAGCCAGTCCATTTCCCAATGCCTGCCCTAGTCCAAATCAAAGACTGGGCTAATTTGGAGGGGCTTGTCATGCTTGCTTGTTTAGGGTATGTTACAAATAGTAGTCCTAAGCctaatttgtgtttgattggtTCTCTGTTTACGAaagtgattatttatttattttatttattttttttttttggttaatgaaAGTGATTATTTATCACAATGCCAAATATGCTCGTAGAGTTAAATATATGTCTCTTTCCTAGTTTTCTGTGGCTGGTTAATTAGGTAGAGAAATCACCCTTATATAAGCGTCTTGAATTTGCTAACTGCTAACACTAGTAGGACCAGCATGAATTATAGAGTTTTGATGAAATACTTGGTTTGGAAAGTCTGAGCTATGGCTGGTCAATGCGCTTACAATTCAGTGGCAACCTTTCACATCCTCCCTTACTTGTCGTTAaagaaagaaccaaaaaaaaagaaaagaaaaagtgtgtCTAAATCATGACTCTTAATTGGAATATGCTTTGCGTATGCAAGAATTCTTTTATAGGTTTTACTAACATATGCTCTCATGTTCACACAATAAAACTAATAGTTATATCTTTGAGATTAGCATGGTTTATTGTACAATGAACCCTATTAGGATTTATACAAGAGTTCTAAGAGTTTGTATTAAGTGTACATCGGCTTTACAACACAATTAGGCCTCTTTGGCCAACATACataataaacttataaatcCAAACTATTTTTAACACTTTTCCTCAAATTCAAGGTACAAACTTAGCGAAGTCTTGAATTTTGGATAAATCTTGTGAAGATCTCTACCTTGAGTTTGGAATTGTTGTAATATTCACATATGAGTAATGTGATTGGTTAAGTAGTAAAGGTCTTGCATAGGATACTAATGAGAAGAATAAGTGATTAATATAACATGATTAAACTCAAGTTGATGTTCCTATATGTTACATTAACTTCTAAATTGGAGCGTTTCTAAAGTTTCATCTTCTTATCAAGAGGTATCAAAGATGGTAAGCATTTGTTGGTGGGTCTCACATACGATGTAGTGGTATCACAGATGGTAAGCATTCATTGGGTCAAATAAAGTAGAATAAGAAAAACTCTCATGTTTTACCACAAGTTCTAACTATTTGTGCAATATGTGCTCCTAGACAAAGTACAAGGTGAACAATGAAGATTCAGGAAATCAAGGGCCTATAGTGGTTCAAGCTTTTGTTTTCCCTGTAATTAGAGAAACTGGTCACTAACCAATGCAATGTACAAAATTCTTTTAACCAAATGTTaaaattcttcttaaaaaaaagaaaaaaaaaaaaagaacaaacaaacaaatgttAACATATCTAGATTTAATTCACTAATTACAACTATTTAAAAGTTGAATTACTCTACATATTTGTTAACAGGCGCCTTTAAAGGTGCACTACTTAAGAAtgtcaaatatttaattatcaTAGGAATGcacattttaaataacaaatgaTACATTTGTTTGttaagctcaaaaaaaaaaaaatgatacattTGTTTATGTAGTTGTTGTACATTGTGATAGTTGTGTGTACCTTTAAtgatattgtattttaatttctcaaaaaaataaatgatattgtatTTTATGTAGTTTAATACGTTTGAGGACTATTAAGCCAATTTCAATAAAGCATTAAAAACCCCAAATATAGACATGTAGTAATCAGGCTATAAGGCATAAAAATAGGTTTTTGTATACGTATTATGACTTCAATGATTTGAGTGATATTGGTTATTCTCTTTAATCCGTGTATAAAATTctttgtatataaatataatcatCACAAGTATACTGCATGTAATGTGTAtaacttatcaataaaaaacaaaaataaatacaattcgTGTgcctacttctttttttttttttttttaattctcgtCTGATATATGGGCTACATAATGAActtggttcaaaaaaaaaaaattgttcattttgtATAGGTCTAGTATATAAACTCAGTTCTCTCTACATTTGCAATAGCTTACACAatcacgatttttttttttttattagggtgTACACAATCACGATtgaatagagttttttttttggctgaataatgATTGAATAGATTTTGGCAGCTTGTTAAACTGACTATAAATAGTTCTTGTACCATTGAATCTACAGTTTTAGTTACAGTGAGGAGCAGGAGTACTGGTGGGGATAGGATAAGACTAATTAATTCTAGTTCAGTACAATACGTACCCAGGAACGCATTATGcgcacatcaaaaaaaaaaaaggaacgcATTATGCTTCTGTACCATCCAAACCTCCTTGTTGGGAAGGTTCAAAAGGTTGGGTGTGACTGTGAGGGGTTGAGAAAACATACGTTAAGTTTTTTTGTGTAGCATTGCTCTTGAGGGGTTTGGCCAGAAACAGGGGCGCATACAAATAGTCAAATACCGAGCGAGCAAATAAGTGTTTTGACACAAAAGTATACTATAAACTTCACTCAAATATTTTAAGAGAGAGTGAGACAAGTCATTCTATTAATATGTGAATGATATAGTTAATAGTATTATTGTAAAGACAGAGAAATTAGTGTGtcaacaaagaacaaagaaactttacaaactcctcatatatttttatattgtgtgtgaattttgaaaatctaaccgttagattgcatgttcttattatattcttcatgcatgtaaaatttcaaaaagatcaaaaatcaattgctatctcatcaaacaaatgttaaaatttcaaatttttatgttctaaaattatgtataaaaaataagtttattgattgaataataactaatatccaatttgaacgaaatttgatatgcatgttaagaacataatgaacatgaaattcaacggttaaattttcaaaattcacacaaaaaaagaaatatatgagaagtttaaaaagtttctctccaaactagtttggaatGAAACTTTGTTCGTCAACAAACTTTAATACACAAGTTGCTTTTATATATACCCTTAACCTAATTAGAAtagaaataaattaatacaaGTGCAAGGTATGATATACTGTTTGCAGCATGTATTGGTCCACTTagtactaaccaaaaaaaagaaaaaaaaaaggttcccctgtttttttaaaatattattctttaaatttAGTAGTTATAATAGAAAATGGTAAATTTGAATGTTAAGAGTGTGTTTGGAAATCGGTTATTTGTTGAAAACcgaaaatttattattgaaaatactgtagcaaaataatttttaaatgtgtgaatagtactgtgggatcCAAAAATGCATTGGTATAtgcatttttgtatttttggctAGGTCGTGAacagtgctgtgggacccaacCAAAAATGCAAACGCTGGAAACGCACACTGGCCGTTATCCAACTCACGCTAAATATCGTTATACTTTACTGTATTTGAACATTaggggtctgtttggatactgtggggtcaaagaatttgacaaccccGACCCAAGGACGgacaaagaaagcccaaatggccAAGGACGgacaaagaaagcccaaatggcccAGAAGCgttgccgaggacgatcctgCTCTCGATACCCCAAATCCCAAGGGGAGAGAACAGCGCATCGGCAAAGGTAGCCTCCCAGAGCGCTCCCAGGAGAAGGGTAAGTACAGTAGGATACCCATAGGCGTATGGTGCAGAAGCAATCCAAGGAAAAACTGTCAcatccgcattgaatgcaccaaactaacgttctggccgcattaatgaggaaatgacccctgaacagtgcggcCTTGGTTGCTGCAACTCATAGAaggtttgggaaggtggctgatgggacgagcactcgagtagtaacctgcatgatcaacaggtggaggatcaagatcgactggaaagaagtatataatgtgagagaccctccaagaaTGGGGGATCGCGAGAAAAGAGcaggaggagagaaaaaagaggaagcTGTGGCAGTCTGCATGATCTTGAAAACCTTTGTAACCTAGtattgaaagaagaagaaggagaataCTAAGTTCCTCGTACGAAACGCCCGAGGATAAAATTCCATACTTTAACCCATTTCCTTGTTACTCAGCCCACGCACAACCATGTCTAGTGATTGTGGTTCAgactaagacctagttcttaaactcattctctaaaaatttattgtattgggctagttgggcTTGAGACCTTTCGTCCAATTGAAGGAGCGCTTGAATCCAGTCCCTACAGATACcgtttattactgaaaactgaaaatattgtattaaaataatttttaaatgtgtgaatagtgtcgtgagactcaattttaaagaaaaaattacataaattaataacttgtgggttccgtgaacagtgcacgggacccacaaaaAAACGCTAGACACACCATTAAAAGAATTTCAGCAACATCCAAACGCTCACTagatattgctatttttttttttttttttttggtgaaataaagaactaaaattttgatctCCTAATTACTTTCACTTGTTGTGAGTAAAAAACAGTGTATAAACCCAAACGAAGCTAGAACTAATATTCTAGCAAGACCACCATGACCATCCAACTTTTGTATGATCCCAAACGAAagaattgattaagaaatttatACAGAAAATCCAATAGATATAGAGATGATACAAAAgtcctttctcaaaaaaaagagttgATACAAAAGTCAAACTCGCTGACTCTGGTGTAGCtgtaaaaagtttaaaaattaaagtcaaatacttttatttttaatgtgttaAACGAATTATCATAATAAAGTATAATGGAAGGGCTACCGCGTGATGACCAGATTAAACAGCTCACACCTAAAATATATTATCTATTATATCGTTATAATTgtcggtgtttttttttttcttaacagaAGAGTTTTGCTTCTTCAATCTTCAACtgataatttaattttgttttataaagtGACATCACATAGAATTATATAAATAAGTGACATTTTTAATGCCAGAAAGGTACGTATTAGCTGGAGTACAAGTCTAAAGTCTTTATATGAAGTATAAGTGACATTTAATGTTCTGAAAATCTAATGGAAACAAGGTATAAATTCAACTTGAggttaaactatatatatttcacAATGCACCCAAAAAAACAGGGACTAAATTCTGACAATAGTTGCTTAAAAATAATAAGCAAACATGCTTactcatttttttgaattggGTGAACGGgtatttttatgatatttgtTAATGtgttttaagaaagttttaaacttttaataccattttaatagaaaatataaaaaattgaaaaaaaaattagtttttcttttcttttcttataaaatacatctaaaaatatttcctaaaagaACATTCATATCCAATATCTTTaaactattctattttactatcttgaaagctattttatctattatatcataccattttacaatatacacaacatcccaacttttattttacaataaaacacattaaaataatataaattatacaataaaataataaacaaattatctatctctctctc
Coding sequences within:
- the LOC126714935 gene encoding ribonuclease 3-like protein 2 translates to MPVMMLFELCQKQGKQVDIKYWKNGEKNVATVYVDGKFIASGSSKKKETAKLNAAKQALLKLSESMPANVGRLDFSFGLNKSFEIDGAKQKLHELCGKKKWPKPIYGLEKHEGPPHDKKYVYRGR